The following are encoded together in the Chlorocebus sabaeus isolate Y175 chromosome 12, mChlSab1.0.hap1, whole genome shotgun sequence genome:
- the ZNF782 gene encoding zinc finger protein 782 isoform X3 — MMPCKCDTVGSAYRGLSPTAPYCQYSKEKAHEHNVCDKRLISIKDGRTNTQEKSFAYSKSVKTLSHKEDVIQYQTIQTLGRDFEYNESRKAFLEKAALVTSESTYPKGKSYNFNKFGGNKYDKSTFIIPQNIHPEKSHYEFNDTGNCFCRITHKTPTGGKSFSQKSHIRECHRVHIEMKPFEYGKSFNHNSTLPVHQRTHATDKYSDYNPCTETFSYQSTFSVPPKVHIREKPCEYNECGKSCSINSRLIWPQKSHTGEKPYECHECGKGFSEKSRLRKHQRTHTGEKPYQCDGCEKAFSAKSGLRIHQRTHTGEKPFECHECGKSFNYKSILIVHQRTHTGEKPFECNECGKSFSHMSGLRNHRRTHTGERPYKCDECGKAFKLKSGLRKHHRTHTGEKPYKCNQCGKAFGQKSQLRGHHRIHTGEKPYTCNHCGEAFSQKSNLRVHHRTHTGEKPYKCEECGKTFRQKSNLRGHQRTHTGEKPYECNECGKAFSEKSVLRKHQRTHTGEKPYNCNQCGEAFSQKSNLRVHQRTHTGEKPYKCDKCGKTFSQKSSLREHQKAHPGD, encoded by the coding sequence ATGATGCCTTGTAAATGTGACACTGTGGGGTCTGCTTACCGGGGTCTCAGCCCGACGGCCCCATACTGTCAGTATTCAAAAGAAAAGGCGCATGAGCATAATGTATGTGACAAACGGCTCATCAGTATTAAGGATGGCAGAACTAACACTCAAGAGAAATCTTTTGCTTATAGTAAAAGTGTGAAAACCCTCAGTCATAAGGAGGACGTTATTCAATATCAGACAATTCAGACTTTGGGGCGAGATTTTGAATATAATGAAAGTAGAAAAGCTTTTCTTGAAAAGGCTGCCCTTGTTACATCTGAAAGTACCTACCCAAAAGGAAAATCTTACAATTTCAATAAATTTGGGGGAAACAAATACGATAAATCAACCTTTATTATTCCTCAGAACATTCATCCAGAGAAGAGTCACTATGAATTTAATGATACTGGAAATTGTTTCTGTAGGATCACTCACAAAACTCCAACAGGAGGGAAATCTTTCAGCCAAAAGTCACATATTAGAGAATGTCATAGAGTTCATATAGAGATGAAACCCTTTGAATATGGTAAAAGTTTCAACCATAATTCAACCCTCCCAGTGCATCAGAGAACTCATGCAACAGATAAATACTCTGATTATAACCCATGTACAGAGACGTTCAGCTACCAGTCAACTTTCAGTGTACCTCCGAAAGTTCACATAAGGGAAAAACCCTGTGAGTATAATGAATGTGGAAAATCCTGCTCTATTAATTCACGCTTGATTTGGCCTCAGAAAAGTCACACAggggagaaaccctatgaatgtcatGAATGCGGGAAAGGCTTCAGTGAGAAGTCACGCCTAAGAaaacatcagagaactcacacaggagagaaaccatATCAATGTGATGGATGTGAGAAAGCTTTCAGTGCAAAGTCAGGCCTAAGAATACACCAGAGAACCCACACAGGGGAGAAACCATTCGAATGTCATGAATGTGGGAAATCTTTTAACTATAAATCAATCCTCATAGtgcatcagagaactcacacaggggagaaaccttttgaatgtaatgaatgtgggaaatctTTCAGCCATATGTCAGGCCTAAGGAATCATCGAAGAACTCACACAGGGGAAAGACCATACAAGTGTGatgaatgtgggaaagctttcaAACTGAAGTCAGGCCTGAGGAAGCATCATAgaacacacacaggggagaagccCTACAAATGTAATCAGTGTGGAAAAGCTTTCGGTCAGAAATCACAACTCAGAGGACATCACAGAATTCACACAGGGGAAAAACCCTATACATGTAATCATTGTGGGGAAGCTTTCAGTCAGAAATCAAACCTCAGAGTACATCACAGAACTCATACTGGggagaaaccctataaatgtgaGGAGTGTGGAAAAACTTTCAGGCAGAAATCAAATCTCAGAGggcatcagagaactcacactggggagaagccctatgaatgtaatgaatgtggaaaagctttcagtGAGAAGTCGGTCCTAAGGAAACATCAGCGAACTCATACTGGGGAGAAACCATATAATTGTAATCAGTGTGGGGAAGCTTTCAGTCAGAAATCCAATCTCAGAgtacatcagagaactcacacaggggagaaaccctataaatgtgaTAAATGTGGAAAAACTTTCAGTCAAAAATCAAGCCTTAGAGAACATCAGAAAGCCCACCCAGGGGATTAA